The window GGCTCAGTCGCCCGGCTGGGCACCGACCTGGCAGAGGGGCTGAGCTACCTCGGAGAGCGCCGCGTGGTGCACCGCGACATCAAACCCGGCAACATCCTTCTCGCCGAATACAGTCACCGAAACCAGCGCACCCGTGCCAAACTCATCGATTTCGGCATTGCTCAGTTGGCTGGAAAACCGCAGTCACTCACGCCGGGCACCACAACGGGAACAGCACCGTACCTGAGCCCTGAACAGGCCAACGGCGAAGACGTCGGCCCGCCCAGCGACATTTACTCGCTCGGGCTCGTGTTGATCGAGTGCCTCACAGGAGAGCGAGTGTTCCCCGGCGACGCGATCCCCTCAGCGATGGCCCGGCTCATCAATGACCCTCGCGTACCAGAATCGCTCTCGCGCGACTGGCGATCCCTGCTCACGTCGATGACGGCCCGTGAGCCATACGACCGCATCGATATTGCCGACGTCGTGGCCCAGCTTGAGTGGATCGCCGCGACGGAGCTTCCCCACGAAATCGTGCCCGCCCGCGCCCGAGTTAGCATTGCGGCGGCAGCCTCGGCCTACTCGGCTGCAGCCTCTGCCGCGGCGGCGCGATCCGTTATCGCCGCTCTCTCCGGCTCATCGGGCGGGCTCGCATCCGGCAGAATCACCCCCGCAGCGAGCGCGTAGAGATCTCAGCCGCCCGCTCACGGCACAATAGAGTCATGGCTTCTCCCGCGACTCCCCCGAATCGGCTTCGAACGATTGCGGCGTGGGTGATCGCAACGGTGTCGCTGTTGCTGACGGTACTGTTCGCGGGGTTGCTCGCCCGTGACGCCTCATTCGCTCCCGCCTGGTTTGGAGCGATCTGCTTCGGGCTCTCCTCCCTCGGCGCCATCACCACGATCGAACTCGACCGGCGATCCCGCCGCCAGTAGTCCCGCGTCCTACAGGCGCATCAACCTGAGTGCGCAAACCCACGCTCGGTGGTGGAATGGTGCCGTGGACGCCACCCCTCAGCCCCAGTTCGTGCTCTCTTCGGACGGCCTCAAGCTCGCCACCTACGATTTTGGCGATCTCGATGCCCCGCCCGTCGTCGCCCTGCACGGCTTCGCCGCATCGGCCCTCGTCAATTGGCAGGTGACGGGATGGATCCGCGACCTGACCCGTGCCGGCCACCGGGTGATCGCGGTAGACCAACGTGGGCATGGGCAGAGCGACAAGCCTTACGATCCAGAGCGTTACACCATGGAACTCTTCGTCGACGACCTGTCGCAAGTGCTCAACACCTACATGCTCGGCGACGTCTCACTGCTGGGGTACTCCCTGGGCTCGCGTGTGAGCTGGCTCGCCGCGCCGGCGCTTCCCCACCTCGTCACCCGGGCCGTGCTCGGCGGGCTGCCGGAGGGAGACCCCCTGACTCGGTTCGATCTCGAAGCGGCTCGTGATTACGTGCGGACAGGGAGGACGATTGAGGACCCCCTCACCTCAGCATTCGTCATGATGGCGGCACGGGTTCCCGGCAACGACCTCGAATCACTGATTTCGCTCGTGGAAGGGCTACGCGGCGGCCTGCAGGCCGACACCACAAACGCGCCGGAGCAGCCCCTCCTGCTCGGCACGGGCACCGACGACCTCATCATCGACCAGTCGCGTCGGCTGGCCGAAAGTGCGCCGCACGCGCGCTTTGTCGAGATTCCCGACCGTAACCACTTCAGCGCCCCCTCGTCTGGCGCGTTCAGAACCGCTGCCGTCGCCTTTCTGAGCGAATAGGCGCCTCCGGGCGCGCACCTCTGCAGGAGCCTCGACAACGACGCAGGGCCGACATCCCCTGATGGCGGATGCCGGCCCTGCGATCGAATGGCGCGTTACTGTGCGGCGCGCTCCAGAACCAGCTCACGGACGCGGGCAGCATCCGCCTGGCCCTTCATAGCCTTCATGACGGCACCAATCACGGCACCGGCGGCCTGAACCTTGCCGTCCTTGATCTTGGCAAGAACGTCCGGCTGCGAGGCCAGAGCTTCGTCGATCGCCGCAATGAGCGCGCCGTCGTCAGAGACAACGGCGAGGCCGCGCTCCTTGACCACGTGCGATGGCGATCCCTCGCCGGCGATAACGCCCTCAAGCACCTGGCGGGCAAGACGGTCGGTGAGTTCGCCGTCTTCGACCATGGCTACAAGCTCTGAGACATGCAGCGGGCTCACGAGGCTCGCAGCATCCACGCCACGCTCGTTGGCGACACGCGCGATCTCGCCCGTCCACCACTTGCGGGCAGCATGAGCGGATGCCCCTGCCGCGGTCGTGGCCTCAACCTCGTTGAGCAGACCCGAGTTCACGACATCCTGGAACTCAAGGTCAGTGAAGCCCCACGCCTCCTTGAGGCGGCGGCGACGAATCGCGGGGGCCTCGGGAAGCGCTGCACGCAGTTCGGCGATGAGCTCCTTTGACGGCTCAACCGGCAGAAGGTCGGGCTCGGGAAAGTAGCGATAGTCGTCGGCGTCGCTCTTGGGGCGACCCGCCGAGGTCTGGCCCGTGTCTTCGTGCCAGTGACGGGTCTCCTGGATGATCGTTCCACCCTTGGCGAGAATCGCCGCCTGACGCTGGATTTCGTACCGGATGGCACGCTCAACGCTGCGCAGGCTGTTGACGTTCTTCGTCTCGGTGCGGGTACCGAGCGGCAACGGCAGGCCTGCGACCTGAGCCTCGGCTACCGCAGCGCGCGAACGCAGCGAGATGTTGGCGTCACAGCGCAGGTTGCCGCGCTCCATCTTCGCCTCGGAAATACCGAGCGAGATCACGATGTCGCGAATAGCCGAAACATACGCTTTGGCCAGCACGGGGGCGTCATGCTCTGCCCCGTAGATGATGTTGGTGACGATTTCGACGAGGGGAACACCGGCACGGTTGTAGTCAACGAGCGAGTATTCGGCACCCTGGATGCGGCCGGTCGCCCCGCCGACGTGCGTGAGCTTGCCCGCATCCTCTTCCATGTGAGCGCGCTCGATCGACACGTCGAAGAGACGGCCGTCGGGCAGCTCAACTTCGACGTTGCCGTCGAACGCGATCGGCTCGTCGTACTGGCTGATCTGGTAGTTCTTGGCGAGGTCTGGATAGAAGTAGTTCTTACGTGCGAACCGCGACGACGGTGCGATCTCGCATCCGAGGGCGAGGCCAAGGCTGATCGAATCCCTAATTGCCTGCTCGTTCACCACGGGCAGCGAGCCGGGAAGGCCGAGGCACACGGGAGTGATCATCGTGTTGGGCTCACCCGTGCCACCGTCGGCCGCGGCCGGGTTGGGGGCATCCGAGAACATCTTGGTCTTGGTGTTGAGTTCGACGTGCACCTCGAAGCCGAGCACGGGCTCGAACAACTCGAGGGCCTTGTCGAAGTCCATCAGTTCTGCTTTGGCCATCAGACCGCTCCCTCCTGTGCTGCAAATTCTTCACCGAGCGCCAGGTCGGGCGCCCTGCTGATGAGGGTGTGTCCCCATTGCTCTTCGAGGAGCGCCTCCAGGGCTGCACCCACCGTGTAGAGCCGGGCATCCTCGCGAGCGGGAGCCATGATCTGCAGACCGGCGGGGAGCCCGTCCTCTGCGGCGAGGCCCATGGGCAAGCTCATACCGGGAACACCCGCGAGGTTCGCGGGGATCGTCGTGACGTCGTTGAGGTACATCGCAAGTGGGTCGTTGAGCTTCTCGCCCAGCTTGAACGCCGTGGTGGGCGCAGAGGGCGAGACGAGAACATCCGCCTGCGTGAACGCAGCATCGAAGTCGCGCTGGATGAGCGTGCGAACCTTCTGCGCGCTTCCGTAGTAGGCGTCGTAGTAGCCGGCGCTCAGCGCGTAGGTACCGAGGATGATGCGGCGCTTTACCTCGTCGCCCAGGCCAGCCTCGCGGGTCGCGGCCATGACATCCTCAACGGTGCCGCCGCCAGGAATCTTGGCGCGCATGCCGAATCGAACGGAGTCGAATTTGGCGAGGTTGCTCGATGCCTCTGCGGGCAGGATCAGGTAGTACGCGGCGATGGCGTACTCAAAGCTCGGGGCAGAGACCTCCACGATCTCGGCACCGGCTGCGGCCATCGTGTCGAGGGCCTGGTGAAACAGCGTGTGGACTCCCGCCTGGAAGCCCTCGCCATCAAGCTCTTTGACGACGCCGACGCGAACACCCTTGAGCGAGCGCGACTGGGCGCCGGCACGGGCGGCTTCGGCGAAGCTCGGCCACTCGTCCCGCAGCGACGTGGAATCGCGGCGGTCGTGGCCCCCGATCACATCGTGAAGCAGAGCGGCATCGAGAACGGTGCGTGAGACGGGGCCGACCTGGTCGAGCGACGACGCAAGCGCGATCGCACCGTAGCGAGAGACTCCGCCATAGGTGGGCTTGACGCCGACAGACCCGGTGACGGCGGCGGGCTGACGAATCGACCCACCGGTGTCGCTGCCGAGGGCGAGGGGTGCCTCAAACGCGGCGACCGCAGCGGCCGAGCCGCCACCGGATCCACCGGGGATGCGGTCGAGCGACCACGGGTTGCGGGTGGGGCCATAGGCCGAGTGCTCCGTCGACGACCCCATGGCGAACTCGTCCATGTTGGTCTTGCCGAGCGGCACCAGGTCTGCCTCGCGCAGCTTGCGCACAACGGTTGCGTCGTAGGGCGAAACCCAGCCCTCAAGGATGCGGGAGCCTGCCGTCGTGGGCATGTCGGTCGTGCACAGGATGTCCTTGATAGCGATGGGCACACCGGCAAGGGCGCCCAGAGGCTCTCCTGCTGCGCGGCGTGCGTCGATCGAGGCTGCGGTCGAGAGGGCAGCATCCGAAACATGAAGGAACGCGTGAACGTCTCCGTCGACTGCTGCGATGCGGTCGAGGTGCGCCTGCGTTGCTTCAACGCTTGACACCTCGCCGGATGCGAGCTTGGAACTCAGGTCTGCGGCAGAAAGCCGGGTCAGGTCGGTCACTGCTCTTCTCCCAGAATTGCCGAAACGATAAATCGGCTCTCGTCGTGCTCAGGTGCCCCCGCGAGTGCCTGCTCGGTCGTCAGCGTCTCGCCAACAACATCGGGCCGGAACACATTCGACAGCGGGATGGGGTGCGAGGTCGCCGGCACGTCTGGCGTGGCGATCTCCGACACCTTGGCGATCGAATCGACGATTGCGCCGAGCTCGCCCGTAAGCTTCTCGATCTCCTCGGGAGTCAAGGCGATGCGCGCCAGATTGGCCAGGTGCGCGACCTGCTCGTTCGTGATTTCAGACATAGTTCTCCGAAGCGTTGTGGCCGGGGGTACAGCCAATCCTATCCGCCCGACCTGACACCGCTCGGCGGCTATCTGGCCAGAATCTGCTGAGCCTGACCCGGCACCTCCGCTAGACGACCGAGACCGATCAAAGCGAAGCTTCGCATTGCCTTGGTGCCGGCGGCAAAATAGCCTAGGTGGCCAACGGCCGAGCCGAGGGTCTTGCCCGTCACATCGTCGTGACCGGTACCGACGTCCATCTGCACGGCGCCGAAGGCGGGATCCCCGGGATCGCTACCGTGAAAGGCGATGTCGGCCACAGGATCCCACGACGCCTCGCCCACAAACACCGCTCCGTCGGCAAGCCCGAGGCCCCTGACATCGTCGACCGCGACTCCCGGAGATCCGACGATCGCCAGCGCGTCGATATCTAGGGTGCCCCGCTGGAGCGCAATGGACGCTGCAGTCGACCCATAGGAATGCGTGATGAGCGACACTTTGGGTTGCCGATCCCCGCGGACGGCGCGCAGACCATCGACGGTTGCGCTGAGCGCGTCGGCCCCATCATGTGCGAGATCGAGTGCGCCGACGGTGAAGATATTGGGCGTCTCATAGCCCATCCAGGCAACGGTGGCGATGGACGAGGCCGAGGGAGGATCCGTCGTTGACGAAGACATCTCTGTACCCGCGACGTGCGATTCGGAGGTCGATTGCGAATCGGACGACGCGAGGATCGGGCCCGCAGAGAGCGGATTCGCAACCAGAGACATTTTGTCTCTGTGAATATCGAGTGCGATCTCCGTCCAGTCGACTATCTGACCCTGCACAGTGAAGAACATCCCTGGCACCAGAAAGCTGACATAGTCGGCCTCTGCGACATCGCCAAGGGCGACTACGGCTTGACCCGGCCACGCGACATCGACGGCAAGAAGATGCCGGGAGGGAATCTGGCCCTGTTCGCCGAGTGCGAGCCGCACCTCCCGCAGCATGTCGAGTCTCGCCTCATCGGCTGCGCGTGCCGCGGTTCCTCCCGCACTCGCGAGCCCCGCCTCGATCTGCGAGATCGTGATCTCGAGATAGGCCCGGTTCGCTGCATCACGCACGTCGTAGGGAA is drawn from Salinibacterium hongtaonis and contains these coding sequences:
- a CDS encoding serine/threonine-protein kinase, with the translated sequence MGETAGIAEPKLLGGRYSLGALIGRGGMAAVHRGHDQFLDREVAIKIFRAAAVDQADADRQEAEIRTLAALNHPSLVTVLDAGVFVPRPETPTIFLVMELLSGDNLQSHLKHGPLSPGSVARLGTDLAEGLSYLGERRVVHRDIKPGNILLAEYSHRNQRTRAKLIDFGIAQLAGKPQSLTPGTTTGTAPYLSPEQANGEDVGPPSDIYSLGLVLIECLTGERVFPGDAIPSAMARLINDPRVPESLSRDWRSLLTSMTAREPYDRIDIADVVAQLEWIAATELPHEIVPARARVSIAAAASAYSAAASAAAARSVIAALSGSSGGLASGRITPAASA
- a CDS encoding alpha/beta fold hydrolase, producing MDATPQPQFVLSSDGLKLATYDFGDLDAPPVVALHGFAASALVNWQVTGWIRDLTRAGHRVIAVDQRGHGQSDKPYDPERYTMELFVDDLSQVLNTYMLGDVSLLGYSLGSRVSWLAAPALPHLVTRAVLGGLPEGDPLTRFDLEAARDYVRTGRTIEDPLTSAFVMMAARVPGNDLESLISLVEGLRGGLQADTTNAPEQPLLLGTGTDDLIIDQSRRLAESAPHARFVEIPDRNHFSAPSSGAFRTAAVAFLSE
- the gatB gene encoding Asp-tRNA(Asn)/Glu-tRNA(Gln) amidotransferase subunit GatB, with amino-acid sequence MAKAELMDFDKALELFEPVLGFEVHVELNTKTKMFSDAPNPAAADGGTGEPNTMITPVCLGLPGSLPVVNEQAIRDSISLGLALGCEIAPSSRFARKNYFYPDLAKNYQISQYDEPIAFDGNVEVELPDGRLFDVSIERAHMEEDAGKLTHVGGATGRIQGAEYSLVDYNRAGVPLVEIVTNIIYGAEHDAPVLAKAYVSAIRDIVISLGISEAKMERGNLRCDANISLRSRAAVAEAQVAGLPLPLGTRTETKNVNSLRSVERAIRYEIQRQAAILAKGGTIIQETRHWHEDTGQTSAGRPKSDADDYRYFPEPDLLPVEPSKELIAELRAALPEAPAIRRRRLKEAWGFTDLEFQDVVNSGLLNEVEATTAAGASAHAARKWWTGEIARVANERGVDAASLVSPLHVSELVAMVEDGELTDRLARQVLEGVIAGEGSPSHVVKERGLAVVSDDGALIAAIDEALASQPDVLAKIKDGKVQAAGAVIGAVMKAMKGQADAARVRELVLERAAQ
- the gatA gene encoding Asp-tRNA(Asn)/Glu-tRNA(Gln) amidotransferase subunit GatA, encoding MTDLTRLSAADLSSKLASGEVSSVEATQAHLDRIAAVDGDVHAFLHVSDAALSTAASIDARRAAGEPLGALAGVPIAIKDILCTTDMPTTAGSRILEGWVSPYDATVVRKLREADLVPLGKTNMDEFAMGSSTEHSAYGPTRNPWSLDRIPGGSGGGSAAAVAAFEAPLALGSDTGGSIRQPAAVTGSVGVKPTYGGVSRYGAIALASSLDQVGPVSRTVLDAALLHDVIGGHDRRDSTSLRDEWPSFAEAARAGAQSRSLKGVRVGVVKELDGEGFQAGVHTLFHQALDTMAAAGAEIVEVSAPSFEYAIAAYYLILPAEASSNLAKFDSVRFGMRAKIPGGGTVEDVMAATREAGLGDEVKRRIILGTYALSAGYYDAYYGSAQKVRTLIQRDFDAAFTQADVLVSPSAPTTAFKLGEKLNDPLAMYLNDVTTIPANLAGVPGMSLPMGLAAEDGLPAGLQIMAPAREDARLYTVGAALEALLEEQWGHTLISRAPDLALGEEFAAQEGAV
- the gatC gene encoding Asp-tRNA(Asn)/Glu-tRNA(Gln) amidotransferase subunit GatC, whose protein sequence is MSEITNEQVAHLANLARIALTPEEIEKLTGELGAIVDSIAKVSEIATPDVPATSHPIPLSNVFRPDVVGETLTTEQALAGAPEHDESRFIVSAILGEEQ
- a CDS encoding alpha/beta hydrolase, whose translation is MLPRLVAIVASSALVLGLAGAIVATPRPSPTASTTAASISYRAASSRLPTLSPAGQLAGLGALDGLALLDGVAHLDRLALGDFATRYASTLSALGENPPESTEVVRWWSQLAQQKRHDLVALVPGLVGNLDGVPYDVRDAANRAYLEITISQIEAGLASAGGTAARAADEARLDMLREVRLALGEQGQIPSRHLLAVDVAWPGQAVVALGDVAEADYVSFLVPGMFFTVQGQIVDWTEIALDIHRDKMSLVANPLSAGPILASSDSQSTSESHVAGTEMSSSTTDPPSASSIATVAWMGYETPNIFTVGALDLAHDGADALSATVDGLRAVRGDRQPKVSLITHSYGSTAASIALQRGTLDIDALAIVGSPGVAVDDVRGLGLADGAVFVGEASWDPVADIAFHGSDPGDPAFGAVQMDVGTGHDDVTGKTLGSAVGHLGYFAAGTKAMRSFALIGLGRLAEVPGQAQQILAR